GCCGCCCCAGTACGATCGCGCCAAGCCGCGCGATCGCCGCTGATAACGTCGCACCCAACACGCACAGGGGGCGCCCGCGCCCCAGGAGGTCCGGGATGAACGTCGATTCAAAGGTCTCTCCCCAGCAGGCTGATGCCGAACGCGACTTCTTCGCGTCCGACCGCAGCTTCAGGCGCCTGATGCAGCGGCGCTTGCCTCCTGAGCAGCGCGACCGGGGAATGGCCTGGCTCCAGGAGATGGGACGGATGGCCACCGACGTCATTCCGCCTCTGTCCGAGCTCGCCAACCAGCATCCGCCGACCCTCAAGGCCTACGACGCCTGGGGCGAGCGCATCGACGCGGTCGAGTGCCATCCGAGCTACCGCGAGATGACCCGCCTGGCCTACGGGGCGGGCCTCGGCGGCATGTACCACGACCCGGCGCTTCGCGCTCGCGAGGGCGGGGTCTCGCACGTCCTGGCCTTCGGCCTCGGCTACGTCTTCGCCCAGGCCGAGCAGGGCCTCTACTGTCCCATCTGCATGACCGAGGGCGCAGCCCGCCTGGTCGCGGCCTTCGGGGACGAAGCCCTCAAGGCGCGCTACCTGCCGGGGCTGACCTCGCGGGATCCCGAAACGCTGCTGCAGGGGGCCATGTTCCTCACCGAGAAGCAGGGCGGCTCGGACGTGGGGGCGAACCTCGCCACCGCCCGGCAGGTCGGGGATCACTGGGAGCTCTTCGGCGACAAGTGGTTCTGCAGCAACGCCGGCGAGGCCGGCGTCATGATGGTCCTGGCGCGCCCCGAGGGGGCCCCGTCGGGCACCAGGGGCCTCGGCCTCTTCCTGATGCCCAGTACCTGGGTGGACGGATCCGCCAACCGCTACCGCATCAATCGCCTCAAGGACAAGCTGGGCACCCGATCCATGCCGAGCGCCGAGATCTCGCTCGAAGGCGCCCGCGCGTTCGCGGTGGGGGACCTGGGGCGCGGCTTCGCCTACATGACCGAGATGCTCAACCTGAGCCGCACCTACAACGCGGTGGCGTCGGTCGCCCTCATGCGGCGCGCCCTGTACGAGTGCCTGGGATACGCGCAAGAGCGCGCGGCCTTCGGCCACCTGATCGAGGCCTACCCCATGGTCCGGCGCCAGCTGGTGGAGATGACCCTCGAGCAGGAGGCCTCCATGGCCCTGGTGTGGGAGACGATCGCCCTGCTGGACCGGCAGGACGACGGCCTGGCGACCCTTGAGCAGCGGAAGCTCTTGCGCCTCTTGACCCCTCAGATCAAGTATCACACGGCGCGCCAGGCCGTGGACTTCGCCTCGCAGGCGTGCGAGTTCCTGGGCGGCAACGGCTACGTCGAGACCTTCATCACCCCGCGGCTCTTGCGCGACGCCCAGGTGCTGCCCATCTGGGAGGGGACCACCAACATCCTGGTCCTGGACGTGGTGCGCTGCCTGGAGAAGGAGGGCGCCCACGAGGTCCTCTTCGAATCGCTGCGCGCGCGCCTCGGCGCCCTGCGTCAGCCCGAGTCGGCGCCGTATCGCGGCCAGGCCCTGGCAGCACTCGATCGCCTGGTGCAGGGCTTCCAGCAGCTGGCCTCGGCAGGTCAGGAACGGACCCTCTTCGCCAAGGAGTGGAGCGACTGGGCCATCCGCGTCTACCAGGCGACGCTGCTTTTGGAGTCGGCCGAGGAAGACGTGGCGCTCGGCGAGGGACGGATGCTCGCGATCGCCGCAAAGTTCATTCGTCGCCACTTCGAGCGCCAGGCCCCCGGCATGGGCGGGTGGGGAGCGGATCTCAGCGACCACACCCTGTTCGAAGCGATCGCGAGGCACGCCCCGCTGACGCCGGACCAAGCCGTCAGGGCCCTGGCCTGAGAAGGCCGGGGTTCTCTAGAACGCCCGACTAGTACCGCTTCTTGAAGGCGAGGTGGTCCTGCCGGACCTGGGCCTGATAGGCGAGCGCGAAGTCGAGGATGCGCGAGACGAAGGCCTGCGCGTCGCCCATGTCGGCGAGCAGGTCGGCTCCGCGGCCGGAGCGGGCATGGGCGCGCGCGGCGACCAGGGCGACGGCAGGCATGTGCTTGGCGAAGTCCTTGGCGCCCTTGAGCTCGGCAAGCTCCACGCCGCTCTTGGCGGGCTGGAGCTCCCGGACCAGGTAGTCCAGGCCTTGAATGCGCGCCGTGCCGAGGAAGCGATCGGGGCTCGGCAGGAAGTAGCGATAGGCCGCAGCCACGCGCGCGGCCTCGTCCGAGACGGGGGCGGCAGCATAGGGGGCGGCGGTCGTCGGTCCTTCCTCCTTGAACTCCAGGATCACGTCGTCGCCGGGCGCTTCGCTCGCCCCTTCCAGCAGCGCCACGTAGCGGTAGCGGCCGATGCTCGCCACGCCCGCAAGCCGCGCGGCCACGTCCTTGACCCGGTAGAACCGCGCGCTCTCGCCGCGCCCCGCGGCGTAGCGATCGACGGCCACGCGCAGCCGCTCGCGGGTCCCTTCGTCGCAGGCCGAGAGCTTCTTGCCGAGCTTGAAGCTGCCATGGCTGGTCAGCTTGTCGATGAAGTCGGCGCGCGAGACCTTGCCGGCGCTTGCGATCGCATCGAGCGCGGGGCCGCGCAGCGCATCGGCGCCCAGGGGGCGCGACAGCTGCTGCGGGCTCTTCACGAGCGTCTCGAGCTCGCCGCGGTAGCCTGAAACGAAGGCTTCGGCGAGCTCGCGGCCCTCGTGGCCCTTCAGTCCGGCCTCGTCGGCCGCAAGAAGGATGCTGGTCGCGCAGCGCGCCACGTCCCAGGTGTACGGCCCGACGAAGGCCTCGTCGAAGTCGTTGAGGTCGTAGGCGACGATCCCGTCGGCGCCCTGATAGGTCCCCAGGTTCTCCAGGTGCATGTCGCCCTGCAGGGGGATCTTCACGCGGGTGGCGAGCGACTTGTCCTGGGCCACGTCCGCGTAGAAGAGGTGGGCGCTGCCCCGGAAGAAGGCGAAGGCCGATTCGCTCATCAGGTCGTACTTCTTGGCGATGAGGTCCGGGTCGCGCTTGGTGAGCGGCGCGTAGTAAGCCTTGATGAGCGCCACCCCGTCGCGGCCCTTGGCGAAGGCGCGCACGCCCTGCGCGTCCGGCGCGAAGGGCGATGCGATCGAACAGGCGCTGAGCATCGGAAGGGCGATCAGCAGAGGCAGCAGGCGTTTCATCGGACCCTCTCGAACATGAGGCGAGGCATAAAAGTTATCGTCCGAATCGGGCAAAGCGCTGTTATGATCCCGTTAAGCTTTGTCCAAATCTACGAGGAGTCGTCCCATGACCTCAACCCCCACTGGGCGCCTGGGCCTGCCGAGCGCGGTGGGCCTCGCCGTCGCCACCATGATCGGCAGCGGGGTGTTCGTCACCAGCGGCCTGCTGGCCAGGGATCTCTCGCCGGCTGCGATCCTGCTGGAGTGGTTGCTGGGGGGCGTGCTCGCGGCGTGCGGCGCGAGCTGCTACGCGGCGGTGGCGGCCCATGTGCCGCGCAGCGGGGGCGAGTACCGCTTCCTTCACGACCTGTACCACCCCTTCGCCGGGTACGCGGCGGGGTGGGTCACCATCGTCTTCGGCTTCGCCGCCCCGATCGCCATGGCCGCGATGGCCGCCGGCGCTTACGCCGAGGCCCTCGGGGCCCGCGGGTTCGCCCTTCCAATCGCGCTCGCCCTGGTGATCGGGCTCGGGGCGGTCCAGGCCTCGGGCCTGAGGTGGGGCGTGGCGCTCCAGAACCTGGGGGTCGTCGTCAAGGTGGCGACGATCCTGCTCTTCGCGGGGGCGGCCCTCTTCTCGGGCATCCTCGATCCCGCGCGGGTCCTGCCGACGCCCGCCGTGCTCGCTGAGCTGTCCTCCATGCCCTTCGCGGTGGGCCAGATCTACGTCGGCTTCGCGTTCACCGGCTGGAGCGCGGCCGTCTACATGGCCAGCGAGGTCGAGGACCCCGCCCGGAACGTGCCGCGCGCCATGTGGCTCGGGTGCGGCCTGGTCGCCGGGATCTACCTGCTGCTCAACTTCGTTTTCGTCAGCGCCCTCTCGAGCGCCGAGCTCGCGACGGTGGCGCAGTCCCAGTCGTCGGCCCTGACCCTGGGGCACCTGGTGGCCGTGAGGCTGCTCGGCCCGGCGGGCGGCACGCTCGCCTCGGTCATGGTCCTGGCGGTGCTGGTGTCGAGCGTGGTGGCGATGAGCATGACCGGGCCTCGCGTCTGCGCCGCGATGGCCGAGGACGGCTACTTGCCGACCTGGATGCGCTGGGGGGAGGGCCGCTGGGGCGGCGCCGGCGCGGTCGGGCTCATGACGGCGCTTTCGGCGGTCATGACCGTCACCAACTCCTTCGAGGCGCTGCTCGGCGCGGTGGGAGTCACCCTCGCCGTCTTCGGCGCCCTGAGCGCCTGCGCGGTGCTGCGCATCGAGGGCCTGCGGCTGGGTCGCCGGCGAGGGGTCGCGCTCGCGGTTTACCTGCTCGGCGCGGGCTGGGGGGTGCTCAGCACCCTCGAGGCGTACCCGATGACCCTGGCATGGATGCTGTTGACCTTGCTGGCCGCGGCACTCGCCTATCGCCTCACCTCACGCGAGCTGCCCGAGCGGCGCCTCGGGATCCGCTAGGCCGGAGGCGTTCTCGGGGGCGCGGGGCAGGCTGAACCAGAAGACGCTGCCCTCGTCGGGCGTGCTCTCGACGCCGATCCGGCCCGCGTGGGCTTCGACGAAGGCCTTGGCGATGGAGAGCCCGAGCCCGGTCCCGCCGTACTGGCGCGTGGTGCCGGTGTTGACCTGGAAGAATTTCTGGAAGAGGTGAGGCACGTGCTCGCGCGCGATCCCGATGCCCGTGTCCCTGACCTCCACGCGGGCCCCCTCGGGGGTTTCTCGCAGGGAGATCGTGACCTCGCCCCCTTCCGGGGTGAACTTGATGGCGTTGGCCATGAGGTTGAAGAGCACCTGCTCGATGCGCTGCGCGTCCAGGTCGAGCACCAGGGGCTCTGACGGCAGCTCTTCTGCCAGGGAAACCTGGACCGCGCGCGCCTGGGGCCTGAGGCCGTCGATCACGCCCCGGACCTTCTCCACCAGATCGATCGGCTCGAGCTGGATCGCGAGGGTCCCGGCCTCCACCCGCGCGAAATCCAGCAGGTCCTCCACCAGGCGCTGCAGGCGGCCCGCACCGGCCTGGATCTGTCCGACGTAGGTCGCCTGGGTCTCGCTCAGCTCGCCTCCTAGCCCGTCCTCGAGGAACTCCGCGTAGCCCACGATCGAGGCGAGCGGCGTGCGCAGCTCGTGCGAGGCGGCGTTGAGGAAGTTGCTCTTGAGGCGGTCCAGCTCCTTGAGGTGATGGTTGGCCTCTTCGAGCTCCGCGTTGCGCGCCTGCAGCGCGCGGAACAGCTCGGCACTGCGCAGCGCGCCGGTCATCTGCTGGGCCAGGTTGTTCAGGAACAGGCCGTCGTGTTCGTCGTAGGCATACCCCGTCCTGCGAGGGCCGAGCTGGAGCGTCCCGATGCGACTTGCGCCCGAGCGCAAGGGAATGCTGATGCCCTCCTCGAGGCGCTCGGCCGCCGCGGGCTTGTCGGCCCTCAAGACCTTCAGGTCACCGAACGACCCTTCGAGCACCACCGCCAGGGCCCGCGGCTGCAGGGCGGCTTGGAGCCTGTCGGCGAAGAGGGACACGATTTCCTGGGGATCGTGCAGCGACTTGAGGGCGTCGCCGAACTCGGCGGTGATGCGCTGGGGATCGTAGGACGCCCGGAAGAAGAGCCGCTCGAGCACGCGCTGGGTCCACTGGTGCAGAGGGGCGAAGACCATCGTCAGGACGAGGATGGCGAGCACGCCGCCCGCGCGCGAGTGCGGTTCGAGGATGCGATCCGTCACGTGCACGAGCGCGAAGTAGAGAACGGTCAGCACCATCGAGACGAACGCGTAGGTCATCGTTCGCTTGATGACCATGCGGATCCCGAACAGCCGGTGGCGCAGCATGGCGTAGGCGACCGTCACGGGGAAGATCGTGCAGAGCGCGTATGCCAGGTTGATCTGCCGCATCGAGAGCCGGTCCCCCTGGTTCATCACGATCGGGATCACGTACGCCACCACGCTCGGCAGGTACCCCGCCACCGCCCCGATCAGGACGATCAAGCCCTGCTGGCGCGCCGTGCGGGACCTGCCGTTCGTCGCGACCAGCAGCAGGCGGGTGAGAAGGACCAGGAAGCCGAGGGCGCTCAGGATACCCCAGACGACGAGCGTGTTGCCGAAGTAGTGGGGGGGGGCCGAGGCGGCGATCCCGAAGGGGCGGTAGTCCAGCTGGTAGGCGATGGCGAGCAGCGCCGCCGGCAGGTACGCCAGGACGAGCAACCGGGGTTTGCGCGCGATCAGCGGCAAGGGGCGCGGAAAGGTCAGCGCCAGGTGCGCGCCGGTTGCGCCGAGGAAGCAGACGAGAAGGAGGTACAGGCGCGGGAACCACTGGGAAAACGAAAAGTCGATGCCGAGCGTCTGCAGGCCGACCCCGAGCGTGAGCGCGAGCAGAAGGTGCGCCCGCACCGCGGGGGAGGTGGGGTTGAGGAAGAAGGCCATGCTTCCGATCACGATGTGCAGCAGGCCGATGAGGAGCGTCGGGGCGAAGCCGATCACGACGTCGCGCCATTGCAACTGCTGGATTTTGACCGTGATGGCGAGTCTGCGCCCGTTGCGGTCCACCTCGTAGACGACGGGCGTGCCGGGGGCGCTACGGGCGATCAAGCGCTGGAGGTCCAGGGTCGTGCGCAGCGCGACGCCGTTGGCCGAGACGAGGCGATCGTAGGGTGCGAGGCCCTGTCGCGGCCCATTCCAGCTGGGTACGGTCTGGGGCGAGACGTTGAGGTTCGATTCGTAGCGGAAGCCCGCGAAGGGCCGTCCCACCTCGCTCACGACCTCGTAACACACCAGGCCCCACAGGAGCGCCCCGAGGAGGACCAGGCCCCGCATCATCCACGTCACATAAGTTGACGCATTTCTGGTCGCAGCTGAATTGAACATGAAACTAATCTTAATACTTTTTTAAAAAACCGGGGAGAGTGGGGCCTCCGTCTCGTGCCTCACTGGGCGTCGGGGGCGATCTCCTCGGGCTTCGGGCGCTTGAAGTAGGCGATGCCGTTGTGGAGGCTGACGAGTTCCCAGCCGCGATCTCCCAGGTACTGGAGGGAGACGACGGTCCCGTGGATCCTGACGCCGTCGTCGATCACGGTGTTGACCAGGGCCGCGGCCGTGGCGGTGACGGGGTTCGCGAAGGGCGATGCGTCGAGCTTCGCGAGCGGGGCGCTGAGGTACTCCCACTTGGCGCCCGACCACGGGGGCAGGATCGACTGGCTCGCCGCGTCCACGTCCGCCTTGAAGGTCCTGAGCAGGGTGTTCTTGCCGGGCAGGGCGAGGCCTGCGGCATGAGCGGCGGGGGCGCTCGCGATGAGCAGGCTCACCGTCGCAAGGGCAAAAGCGAACGATCGCATGGCTTCCTCTCGGCTGGGGCGGGTGACGCGGGGCGCATGGGCTGAGGGGAAATGCCGCCTCTGCCGCAGGACCCATGCGATATAACACGCGCGCGCTCTGGTAACAAGCGTGGGCTACGTTTCGAGGACCACCTCCACCGGTACCCCGTGGCTGACGATGTCGAAGACGGGCGAGCGGCTCTTCGCGATCGCGACCAGCTCCTCGAGGGTCTCTTTGGGCGCGTCGGCGTCGATGTCGAAGCTCACCCGGATGTTCCGGTAGCCGTTGCGGACCTCGTCCGAGATGCCGAGGAAGCCGCGTACGTCCAGGTCGCCTTCCAGCTTCGAGGTGACCGAGCGCAGGGTGATGCCGCGGGCGGCCGCGTTCGCCACCAGGGACGTGGTGAGGCAAGCGGAGAGCGCGACCAGCACGTGCTCGACCGGGTTGGCCCCGATGTCGTGGCCGAGCAGGACGGGCGGCTCATCCGCTTCGATCGCCACGGGCTCACGCCGCGAATCGTCTTCCTTGCCCGCCCTGCAGAATTTCTCGATGCGGGCCGTGCTGTGAGTCCCCTCCTGCCAGGTGTTGGTCGCGCGGAACGTGAAGTCGGCGAGCTCCGGCTGTTCACGGAACATGGTGACCGTCGCCTCGAGGCGCTGCGTGTCGATCCCGTCAACGATTGCTTTCTCCGCCATGGGTTTTACCTGCCTTCTCGCGTGGAAAGCGTCCCCGACGCCGGATGGTGTCGTCGAGAGTGGTACCACACTCACGCGCGCTCACCAAGGCAGAAAGAAGCGTTGACGCGTCAGACCGGGCCAAGAGGGGGGTGGCCGAACTGCGTCCGGTACAGCTCCGCGTAGCGCCCGCCGAGCGCCATGAGCTCGGAGTGGGTGCCGCGCTCGGCGATGGCTCCGCCCGCGATGACCAGGATCTGGTCCGCGTTGCGGATGGTGCTCAGGCGGTGCGCGATGACGAGGCTGGTACGGCCCGAAAGCAGGCGATCGAGCGCTGCCTGGATGGTCGCCTCGGTCTTGGTGTCCACGTTGCTGGTCGCCTCGTCCAGGATGAGGATCGGCCGCTCCGAGAGCACCGCGCGGGCGATCGAGAGCAGCTGGCGCTGGCCCTGGCTGAGCTGAACCCCTGCCTGGCCGATACGCGTCCGGTAGCCCTCGGCGAGCCCCACGATGAAGCCGTGGGCGCCCACCTCGCGCGCGACGCGCTCGATCTCGGCTTGATCGGCCTCCGGGCGCCCGAAGGCGAGGTTCTCGGCGATCGTCCCGCTGAACAGGAAGGCCTCCTGAGGCACGATGGCGATCTGCCGGCGAAGGTCCGCGCGCCGCAGGGCGCGAAGGTCCACCCCGTCGAGGGTGACCCTGCCCGCGCTGACGTCGTAGAAGCGGGGGATGAGGCCCGCGATGGTGGTCTTGCCGGCGCCGGTGGGCCCGACCAGCGCGACCGTCTGCCCCGGCTCGATGGCGAACGAGATTTCCGAGAGCACCTGGCGGCCCGCGCCGTAGCCGAAAGAGACCCCATCGAAGGCGATGCGGCCCTGGACCGCGCCGAGTGCCGTCGCCTCGGGGGCGTCCGGGGTCTCGGGGGCCTCGTCGAGGATGGAGTAGATGCGCTCGGCCCCGGCCAGGGCGGACTGGGACTGGGCAGCGACCTGGGTGGCGAGCTGGATGGGGCGGAAGAACTGCTGGGCGTAGAGCAGGAAGGCCGCGACCAGCCCGACGGAGATCGTCCCGTGAAGCGCCAGGTACGAGCCGTAGCCGACGACCACGGCGTTGGTCAGCGCGGCGAGCAGCTCGATCGAAGGGGAGAAAGCCGAGCTCACCGCCGTCGCCGAGATGTTGGCGTCGCGGTTCCTGGCGTTGCGCGCGCGAAAGCGCGCGATGTTCGCCTCGGTGCGATTGAAGGCCTGCGACTCGCGAACGCCCTCGATCTCTTCCTGCAGGTCCGCCATGACCGCGCCGGTCGTCTCGCGGGTCGTCCGGTAGGCCTTGCGCGCTCGGCGCGCCAGCAGGGTGGTGGTCAGCAGCATGATCGGGATGACGGCCATGGTGGCGAGCGCGAGCGGAACGTTGAGCGCCAGCATGGCCACCAGGATGCCGCACAGGCTGAGGATCGCCCCGATGACCTGGGTGAGCCCCTGGGCGAGCAGCTGGTTAAGGGTGTCGACGTCGCTGCTCACCCGGCTCATGAGATCGCCCTTGGCCTGCCTGTCGAAGAAGGCGATGGGCAGGCTCTGGAGCTTGTCGAACAGGCGATCGCGCAGGCTGGCGAGGATTCGCTGGCCGGTGCCGCCGATCTGGATCATCTGGGCCCGGCTGGCCAGCCCCCCCGCCACGCTCACGGCGAGCATGAGGAGCATGATCGACAGGAGGCCGCCCGCGTCGCGGTGCATGATCGGCCCGTCGATCGCCCGGCCGATGAGCCAGGGGACGAGCGCCTGGGAGAGGGCGGCCACCGCGACCAGCAGCAGGGTCGTGGCCAGCTGCGCGCCGTGGGGGCGCAGCTCTCGTGAAAGGCGCCGGAGGATCTTGCCGCCGTGCTGCGCCCGCTCTTCGGGATGGTCGACCAGCCCCGCGATCCCTCGAATCATGCCAGTTCTCCCGTCGCTTGCGGCGCTTGGGCGGTATCGTCCAGGAACTGCGCCCCCAGGATCTCGGCGTAGAGCGAGCACTCGGCCAGAAGGGCGTCGTGCTTGCCTTCGGCAACCAGCTTGCCGCCGTCCAGGACCAGGATCCGGTCGGCGTCGCGCACGGTGCTGAAGCGCTGCGCGATGACGAAGCAGGTGCGACGCGCGTCGCGCATCAGGCGATCCAGCGAGGCGCGGATCGCAGCCTCCGTCTCGGCGTCCACCGCCGAGGTGCTGTCGTCCAGGATGATGAGCCGCGGATCGACCAGAAGGGCGCGTGCGATCGCGAGGCGCTGGCGCTGGCCGCCCGACAGGCCCGTGCCCCGCTCGCCGATGACGGTCTGGTAGCCGTCGGGCAGGTCCTGGACGAAGGGCGCCGCCTGGGCGGCGATCGCAGCCTGCTCGATGGCCTCGGGGGTGGCGTCGGGCTTGCCGTAGGCGATGTTCTGGGCGATCGTGCCGCTGAAGAGGAGCGGCGCCTGCATGACGACGCCGAGCTGGCTGCGAAGCGAGGCGAGCGTCACCTCGCGCAGGTCCTGGCCGTCGATCGTCACTTTGCCTTCGCTCGGGTCGTAGAAGCGTGGCAGCAGGTGGACGAGGGTACTCTTGCCCGAGCCCGTCGTCCCCACGATGGCCACCGTCTCGCCGGGGCTCACCCGGAAGCTCACGTTCTCGAGGCTGCTTCGCTCGGCGCCGGGGTAACGGAAGCCGACGTTCTCGAAGACGACCTCGCCCTCGAGCGGCGGCATCTCGCGCGCGCCGGGGGCGTCCGCGACCTCCAGCGGAGCGTCGAAGATCTCGGCCACCCGGACGGCCGAGGCGCCGGCGCGCGCGATCATGACCATCGAGAAGCCCAGCGTCATGATGGGCATCAGGAGGAACCCCAGGTAGTTGTTGAAGGCGAGCAGCTGCCCGACCGTGAGGGTGCCGTGGATGGTTTGCCAGCCCCCGAACCCGATGATCGCGAGGGTGGCGCAGTTGGCCACCAGCATGATGAAGGGGAAGTTGTTGGCCACCGCGCGGATGGAGGCGATGCCCAGGTCCTGGAGGGCCTGGTTGGTCGCGCCGTAGCGCGCGAGCCTGTCCGCCTCGCGGCCGTAGGCGCGCACGACGCGCAGCCCCCCGAGGCTCTCCTGCAAGAGGGTGTTGAGCGCTCCGAGCTGATGCTGGATGCGCCCGAACAGCGGCCCGATCCGCTTCACGAAGGTCGCCATCAGGAAGAAGATGGGCAGCAGGGTCACGAGGGTCACGAGGGTCAGTTGCCAGTTGAGGAAGAGGAGCAGCACCACGCTCGCGACGAGCATCAAGCCGGCGTTGGCGAGCTGAAGGATCCCGGCGCCCGCGAAGCTCCGGACCTGCTCGACGTCGCTCGTGAGGCGCGTCAGCAGCTGCCCGGTCTCGGTTCGGTCGTAGTAGCTGAAGCTGAGGCGCTGGATCTTCTCGAACAGGTCCTCGCGCAGCCGGTAGGCGACCCCCTGGGAGGCGCGCTCGCTCAGGTAGTCCTGAAGGAAGCTGAAGGCGGCTCGGATGACGGCGAAGCCCACCATCCCGCTCACGGCGAGCGCGATGGCTCCGGGGCGGTGCGCGGTGAGCCCGTCGTCGATGGCGGTGCGAATCAGCTGAGGCGTCGCGAGGCTCGCGCTCAGGACGACCACCAGCGAGCAGGCCGCGCCCGTCGCTTCGAGCCAGTGCTGGCGGAGATAGCCGAGGGGGCGAGCGAGAGCCTTGAAGGCGTCGCGCGAGACGCCGGGCGGCCGCTTTGGAGGGGCCATTCGAGCTGAGGCTGGGGGCGCGGTGGCAGACATGAAGACGGTGCTCCGGATGTTTGGGGGCCTTGGCTAGTGTACCCCGAAGGCGGGTCTTGATCGCGCGAGGGGCGACTAGCGAGCGGTGTGGGCCTGGATCAGGACTTCGGCCATGCGCATGAACT
The Pantanalinema sp. genome window above contains:
- a CDS encoding APC family permease; this encodes MTSTPTGRLGLPSAVGLAVATMIGSGVFVTSGLLARDLSPAAILLEWLLGGVLAACGASCYAAVAAHVPRSGGEYRFLHDLYHPFAGYAAGWVTIVFGFAAPIAMAAMAAGAYAEALGARGFALPIALALVIGLGAVQASGLRWGVALQNLGVVVKVATILLFAGAALFSGILDPARVLPTPAVLAELSSMPFAVGQIYVGFAFTGWSAAVYMASEVEDPARNVPRAMWLGCGLVAGIYLLLNFVFVSALSSAELATVAQSQSSALTLGHLVAVRLLGPAGGTLASVMVLAVLVSSVVAMSMTGPRVCAAMAEDGYLPTWMRWGEGRWGGAGAVGLMTALSAVMTVTNSFEALLGAVGVTLAVFGALSACAVLRIEGLRLGRRRGVALAVYLLGAGWGVLSTLEAYPMTLAWMLLTLLAAALAYRLTSRELPERRLGIR
- a CDS encoding DUF2252 family protein, which gives rise to MKRLLPLLIALPMLSACSIASPFAPDAQGVRAFAKGRDGVALIKAYYAPLTKRDPDLIAKKYDLMSESAFAFFRGSAHLFYADVAQDKSLATRVKIPLQGDMHLENLGTYQGADGIVAYDLNDFDEAFVGPYTWDVARCATSILLAADEAGLKGHEGRELAEAFVSGYRGELETLVKSPQQLSRPLGADALRGPALDAIASAGKVSRADFIDKLTSHGSFKLGKKLSACDEGTRERLRVAVDRYAAGRGESARFYRVKDVAARLAGVASIGRYRYVALLEGASEAPGDDVILEFKEEGPTTAAPYAAAPVSDEAARVAAAYRYFLPSPDRFLGTARIQGLDYLVRELQPAKSGVELAELKGAKDFAKHMPAVALVAARAHARSGRGADLLADMGDAQAFVSRILDFALAYQAQVRQDHLAFKKRY
- a CDS encoding OsmC family protein, producing MAEKAIVDGIDTQRLEATVTMFREQPELADFTFRATNTWQEGTHSTARIEKFCRAGKEDDSRREPVAIEADEPPVLLGHDIGANPVEHVLVALSACLTTSLVANAAARGITLRSVTSKLEGDLDVRGFLGISDEVRNGYRNIRVSFDIDADAPKETLEELVAIAKSRSPVFDIVSHGVPVEVVLET
- a CDS encoding ATP-binding protein: MRGLVLLGALLWGLVCYEVVSEVGRPFAGFRYESNLNVSPQTVPSWNGPRQGLAPYDRLVSANGVALRTTLDLQRLIARSAPGTPVVYEVDRNGRRLAITVKIQQLQWRDVVIGFAPTLLIGLLHIVIGSMAFFLNPTSPAVRAHLLLALTLGVGLQTLGIDFSFSQWFPRLYLLLVCFLGATGAHLALTFPRPLPLIARKPRLLVLAYLPAALLAIAYQLDYRPFGIAASAPPHYFGNTLVVWGILSALGFLVLLTRLLLVATNGRSRTARQQGLIVLIGAVAGYLPSVVAYVIPIVMNQGDRLSMRQINLAYALCTIFPVTVAYAMLRHRLFGIRMVIKRTMTYAFVSMVLTVLYFALVHVTDRILEPHSRAGGVLAILVLTMVFAPLHQWTQRVLERLFFRASYDPQRITAEFGDALKSLHDPQEIVSLFADRLQAALQPRALAVVLEGSFGDLKVLRADKPAAAERLEEGISIPLRSGASRIGTLQLGPRRTGYAYDEHDGLFLNNLAQQMTGALRSAELFRALQARNAELEEANHHLKELDRLKSNFLNAASHELRTPLASIVGYAEFLEDGLGGELSETQATYVGQIQAGAGRLQRLVEDLLDFARVEAGTLAIQLEPIDLVEKVRGVIDGLRPQARAVQVSLAEELPSEPLVLDLDAQRIEQVLFNLMANAIKFTPEGGEVTISLRETPEGARVEVRDTGIGIAREHVPHLFQKFFQVNTGTTRQYGGTGLGLSIAKAFVEAHAGRIGVESTPDEGSVFWFSLPRAPENASGLADPEAPLGQLA
- a CDS encoding acyl-CoA dehydrogenase family protein, whose product is MNVDSKVSPQQADAERDFFASDRSFRRLMQRRLPPEQRDRGMAWLQEMGRMATDVIPPLSELANQHPPTLKAYDAWGERIDAVECHPSYREMTRLAYGAGLGGMYHDPALRAREGGVSHVLAFGLGYVFAQAEQGLYCPICMTEGAARLVAAFGDEALKARYLPGLTSRDPETLLQGAMFLTEKQGGSDVGANLATARQVGDHWELFGDKWFCSNAGEAGVMMVLARPEGAPSGTRGLGLFLMPSTWVDGSANRYRINRLKDKLGTRSMPSAEISLEGARAFAVGDLGRGFAYMTEMLNLSRTYNAVASVALMRRALYECLGYAQERAAFGHLIEAYPMVRRQLVEMTLEQEASMALVWETIALLDRQDDGLATLEQRKLLRLLTPQIKYHTARQAVDFASQACEFLGGNGYVETFITPRLLRDAQVLPIWEGTTNILVLDVVRCLEKEGAHEVLFESLRARLGALRQPESAPYRGQALAALDRLVQGFQQLASAGQERTLFAKEWSDWAIRVYQATLLLESAEEDVALGEGRMLAIAAKFIRRHFERQAPGMGGWGADLSDHTLFEAIARHAPLTPDQAVRALA
- a CDS encoding ABC transporter ATP-binding protein, whose amino-acid sequence is MAPPKRPPGVSRDAFKALARPLGYLRQHWLEATGAACSLVVVLSASLATPQLIRTAIDDGLTAHRPGAIALAVSGMVGFAVIRAAFSFLQDYLSERASQGVAYRLREDLFEKIQRLSFSYYDRTETGQLLTRLTSDVEQVRSFAGAGILQLANAGLMLVASVVLLLFLNWQLTLVTLVTLLPIFFLMATFVKRIGPLFGRIQHQLGALNTLLQESLGGLRVVRAYGREADRLARYGATNQALQDLGIASIRAVANNFPFIMLVANCATLAIIGFGGWQTIHGTLTVGQLLAFNNYLGFLLMPIMTLGFSMVMIARAGASAVRVAEIFDAPLEVADAPGAREMPPLEGEVVFENVGFRYPGAERSSLENVSFRVSPGETVAIVGTTGSGKSTLVHLLPRFYDPSEGKVTIDGQDLREVTLASLRSQLGVVMQAPLLFSGTIAQNIAYGKPDATPEAIEQAAIAAQAAPFVQDLPDGYQTVIGERGTGLSGGQRQRLAIARALLVDPRLIILDDSTSAVDAETEAAIRASLDRLMRDARRTCFVIAQRFSTVRDADRILVLDGGKLVAEGKHDALLAECSLYAEILGAQFLDDTAQAPQATGELA
- a CDS encoding ABC transporter ATP-binding protein, translating into MIRGIAGLVDHPEERAQHGGKILRRLSRELRPHGAQLATTLLLVAVAALSQALVPWLIGRAIDGPIMHRDAGGLLSIMLLMLAVSVAGGLASRAQMIQIGGTGQRILASLRDRLFDKLQSLPIAFFDRQAKGDLMSRVSSDVDTLNQLLAQGLTQVIGAILSLCGILVAMLALNVPLALATMAVIPIMLLTTTLLARRARKAYRTTRETTGAVMADLQEEIEGVRESQAFNRTEANIARFRARNARNRDANISATAVSSAFSPSIELLAALTNAVVVGYGSYLALHGTISVGLVAAFLLYAQQFFRPIQLATQVAAQSQSALAGAERIYSILDEAPETPDAPEATALGAVQGRIAFDGVSFGYGAGRQVLSEISFAIEPGQTVALVGPTGAGKTTIAGLIPRFYDVSAGRVTLDGVDLRALRRADLRRQIAIVPQEAFLFSGTIAENLAFGRPEADQAEIERVAREVGAHGFIVGLAEGYRTRIGQAGVQLSQGQRQLLSIARAVLSERPILILDEATSNVDTKTEATIQAALDRLLSGRTSLVIAHRLSTIRNADQILVIAGGAIAERGTHSELMALGGRYAELYRTQFGHPPLGPV